Proteins from a genomic interval of Clostridium sp. 'deep sea':
- a CDS encoding ABC transporter permease, whose product MKREYSIYFKCGVVIIVFMLVIMLLSFIYTPYNSEDINGDNKLQNPSFKHWLGTDNFGRDILSRVMKGSQIAFLVGIVAVSIGLIFGTLIGAIAGYFGGWIDNVLMRIMDAMIAFPGIIIALMFVAIWGYGIINTMIALGIMAIPNFARIAYSGFLQAKELMYVKMAKSIGVSHFRIMFVHILPNIISPLIVAASLGFASAVLAEAGLSYLGLGVQPPDPSWGTMLHESQSYFYKVPMFSLAPGIMITLLVFGFNLLGDGLRDLNDPRKR is encoded by the coding sequence ATGAAAAGAGAATATTCCATATATTTTAAATGTGGTGTTGTTATTATTGTTTTTATGTTAGTTATAATGCTTTTAAGCTTTATTTATACACCTTATAATTCAGAAGATATTAATGGTGATAATAAGCTGCAAAATCCTAGCTTTAAACACTGGTTAGGTACAGATAATTTTGGTAGAGATATTTTAAGCAGGGTTATGAAGGGTTCGCAAATTGCCTTTTTAGTTGGTATAGTTGCGGTATCAATTGGGCTCATTTTTGGAACTTTAATTGGGGCGATTGCGGGTTATTTCGGTGGATGGATAGATAATGTATTAATGCGAATAATGGATGCTATGATTGCTTTTCCTGGCATAATTATCGCCTTAATGTTTGTGGCTATTTGGGGTTATGGAATAATTAACACTATGATTGCGTTGGGTATAATGGCAATACCTAATTTTGCTCGAATTGCATACAGTGGTTTTTTACAAGCTAAAGAGTTAATGTATGTAAAAATGGCTAAATCTATAGGGGTATCTCATTTTAGAATAATGTTTGTTCATATACTGCCTAATATTATTTCACCATTAATTGTGGCAGCTTCACTTGGCTTTGCAAGTGCAGTTTTAGCAGAGGCTGGCTTAAGTTATTTAGGTTTAGGAGTACAACCACCTGACCCAAGTTGGGGAACAATGTTGCATGAATCTCAGAGTTATTTTTATAAAGTGCCAATGTTTTCTTTGGCGCCAGGAATAATGATTACCTTACTAGTTTTTGGCTTTAATTTATTGGGTGATGGTTTGCGTGATTTAAATGATCCGAGAAAGAGGTAA
- the fosB gene encoding metallothiol transferase FosB yields the protein MELSINHLTFSVSNLQLAVNFYQNVFNAKLLVLGDKLAYFDLNGIWLALNLEQDIPRNEIYQSYTHISFSITEQEYPIMLKKLQDLRINIIESRVRHDNEGKSIYFRDPDGHLFELHTKTKEDRINFYKQHRLELRFFE from the coding sequence ATGGAACTTAGTATTAATCACCTTACCTTTTCCGTTAGTAATCTACAGCTGGCTGTTAACTTTTATCAAAATGTTTTTAACGCAAAACTTTTAGTTTTAGGAGATAAACTTGCTTATTTTGACCTAAATGGTATTTGGCTAGCTTTAAACCTTGAACAAGATATACCACGTAATGAAATATATCAATCATATACTCATATTAGCTTTTCTATTACTGAGCAAGAATACCCTATTATGTTAAAGAAATTGCAAGATTTAAGAATTAACATAATTGAAAGTAGAGTCCGCCATGATAATGAAGGCAAGTCTATTTACTTTAGAGATCCCGATGGACACTTATTTGAGCTTCACACCAAAACAAAAGAAGATAGAATAAATTTTTACAAACAGCACCGACTTGAGTTAAGGTTTTTTGAGTAA
- a CDS encoding response regulator transcription factor, producing the protein MSNSILVVEDEKRMIEIICDYIESEGYAVYKAADGLEAMDIFDNNDINLVILDIMIPKLDGWSVCRRIRKKSDTLIIILSARSDEDDKLLGFELGADEYVTKPFSPKVLMARVKALLKRFENNCPYNNRNITIIDELCIDKDAYKVLVNNKELNLTIKEYELLLKLVDNKGKVFKRDVLINSIWGYDYFGDGRVIDTNIKTLRKKLGICSKFIKTVIGVGYKFEVK; encoded by the coding sequence ATGAGCAATTCAATACTTGTTGTGGAAGATGAAAAAAGAATGATAGAAATAATCTGTGATTATATAGAATCTGAAGGGTATGCCGTTTATAAGGCTGCTGATGGACTAGAGGCTATGGATATATTTGATAATAATGATATTAATTTGGTAATCCTAGATATAATGATTCCTAAACTGGATGGCTGGTCAGTATGTAGAAGAATAAGAAAAAAATCTGATACTCTAATTATTATATTGAGTGCTCGTAGTGACGAAGACGATAAATTACTTGGTTTTGAACTAGGTGCAGATGAATATGTTACCAAGCCGTTTAGTCCCAAAGTTTTAATGGCTAGGGTTAAAGCCCTATTAAAAAGATTTGAAAACAACTGTCCCTATAATAATAGAAATATTACTATAATAGATGAACTTTGCATAGATAAAGATGCCTACAAAGTTTTAGTTAATAACAAAGAATTAAACTTAACAATTAAAGAATATGAGCTTTTACTAAAGCTTGTAGATAATAAAGGCAAGGTATTTAAAAGAGATGTATTAATTAACTCAATTTGGGGCTATGATTATTTTGGTGATGGTAGAGTAATAGATACAAATATAAAAACACTACGCAAAAAACTAGGGATTTGTTCAAAATTTATAAAAACTGTAATAGGTGTTGGATACAAGTTCGAGGTGAAATAA
- a CDS encoding oligopeptide/dipeptide ABC transporter ATP-binding protein, which translates to MSKQILEVKNIKKYFALPKSSPFAKPKYVKAVNGVSFYINKGETFGLVGESGCGKSTIAYLVGGLLSPDSGEILLNGVNLDNSNKQVQQNVQIVFQDPYSSLNPRKKIGWILGEPLRVHKKGNKQQIKKRVIEMLLEAGFNESDYGRYPHELSGGQRQRVGIMCALMLNPQLVIADEPVSALDVSIQASLLNFMESLQQQYGLTYLFISHDLNVVQHFSDRVGVMYLGKIVEIATANQIYNNPIHPYTKALLSAIPTVFEENNKRIMLKGDVPNPANVPQGCSFHTRCKQCMDKCCRGDSPEFIEVEKGHHVACHLIVK; encoded by the coding sequence ATGAGTAAACAAATATTAGAAGTAAAAAACATAAAAAAATACTTTGCTTTGCCAAAAAGTAGTCCTTTTGCTAAACCTAAATATGTAAAAGCAGTTAATGGCGTGTCTTTTTATATTAATAAAGGTGAAACCTTTGGTTTAGTTGGAGAATCAGGCTGTGGTAAATCTACCATTGCCTATTTAGTAGGTGGTTTATTATCACCTGATTCAGGTGAAATATTGCTTAATGGAGTTAATTTAGATAATAGCAATAAACAGGTACAACAAAATGTGCAAATTGTATTTCAAGATCCCTATAGCTCTTTAAATCCACGTAAAAAAATAGGTTGGATTTTAGGTGAGCCACTAAGGGTTCATAAAAAAGGCAACAAACAGCAAATAAAAAAAAGAGTAATAGAAATGCTGTTAGAGGCTGGTTTTAATGAGAGTGATTATGGTAGGTATCCCCATGAATTGTCGGGTGGTCAACGGCAACGTGTTGGAATTATGTGTGCCTTGATGTTAAATCCACAATTAGTAATTGCAGATGAGCCAGTATCTGCACTAGATGTTTCTATACAAGCGTCATTACTTAACTTTATGGAAAGTCTACAGCAACAGTATGGCTTGACTTATTTATTTATTTCTCATGATCTTAATGTAGTACAACACTTTAGTGATAGAGTTGGGGTCATGTACCTTGGTAAAATTGTGGAAATAGCGACTGCAAATCAAATATATAATAATCCAATTCATCCCTATACCAAGGCTTTATTATCGGCAATTCCCACTGTGTTTGAGGAAAATAATAAAAGAATTATGCTAAAAGGTGATGTGCCAAACCCAGCAAATGTTCCACAGGGCTGTAGCTTTCATACGAGGTGTAAGCAGTGTATGGATAAATGCTGTAGGGGAGATTCACCGGAGTTTATTGAGGTAGAAAAAGGTCACCATGTAGCATGTCACTTAATAGTTAAGTAA
- a CDS encoding YjdF family protein — protein MISFTVFFEGPFWVGVFERTVKNKLFTAKVTFGAEPNDDTVYNYILTESNKLRFSTALNIEQKNLKKPSFKRQQREAKKATQEKGIGTKAQQALKLDRDFRKQEHKQNLKAKQELLKEKKFLQKQQKKKQKKKGH, from the coding sequence ATGATTTCGTTTACAGTGTTCTTTGAAGGACCATTTTGGGTTGGAGTTTTTGAGCGTACTGTAAAAAATAAGTTATTTACTGCCAAGGTCACTTTTGGAGCTGAACCAAATGATGACACAGTTTATAACTATATTTTAACAGAATCAAATAAACTAAGATTTAGTACTGCATTAAATATTGAGCAAAAAAATCTAAAAAAACCGAGCTTTAAACGACAGCAAAGGGAGGCTAAAAAAGCTACCCAAGAAAAAGGTATTGGCACTAAAGCTCAGCAAGCTCTTAAACTTGATCGAGATTTTAGAAAACAAGAACATAAACAAAACCTAAAAGCCAAACAAGAATTGCTTAAAGAAAAAAAGTTTTTACAGAAACAACAAAAAAAGAAACAAAAGAAAAAAGGACACTAA
- a CDS encoding YafY family protein, with product MKINRLFEIVVILLNKNVVTAKELADRFAVSTRTIYRDIDVLSTAGVPVYTNKGSGGGISLLDNYVLNKTMVSEKDVENILMTLQTLKAASYTDVDNVVQKLASLFKNIQIQDWIEVDISEWGSSSNNKEKFNSIKKAIISQNCLKFKYYNSEGLKSEREVEPLKLIFKGQSWYVWSFCKHKNNFRIFKINRMKDFKVLEKTFNRENHINKIGYKYEISKNYKVKPIKLKMRFHEKLLYTLYDYFNEEDIVYNSSGTVEVQFVFPHTDWIYNFILSFGADVEVLEPQHVREEVKKRLLKMLLLY from the coding sequence ATGAAAATCAATAGGTTGTTTGAAATTGTTGTTATCTTATTAAATAAAAATGTTGTAACGGCTAAAGAGCTAGCTGACCGTTTTGCTGTTTCTACCAGAACAATATATCGAGATATTGATGTTCTTTCAACTGCTGGTGTACCTGTATATACCAATAAAGGTAGTGGCGGAGGCATATCACTATTAGATAATTACGTGCTTAACAAAACTATGGTATCCGAAAAAGACGTTGAGAATATTTTAATGACTTTGCAAACCCTAAAAGCTGCTAGTTATACAGATGTAGATAATGTAGTGCAAAAACTAGCTTCTTTGTTTAAGAATATTCAAATTCAAGACTGGATAGAGGTAGATATAAGTGAGTGGGGTAGTTCTTCAAATAACAAAGAAAAATTTAATAGCATTAAAAAAGCAATAATTAGCCAAAATTGTCTAAAATTTAAGTACTATAATAGCGAAGGCCTTAAATCAGAAAGAGAGGTTGAGCCGCTAAAATTAATATTTAAAGGACAATCATGGTATGTATGGAGCTTTTGTAAACACAAAAATAATTTTAGAATTTTTAAAATAAACAGAATGAAGGATTTTAAGGTTTTAGAAAAAACATTTAATAGAGAGAACCATATAAATAAAATAGGGTATAAATATGAAATTAGTAAAAATTATAAAGTAAAACCTATTAAACTTAAAATGAGATTTCATGAAAAACTTTTATATACCTTATATGATTATTTTAATGAAGAGGATATTGTATATAATAGTAGTGGTACAGTAGAAGTGCAGTTTGTCTTTCCCCATACTGATTGGATTTATAATTTTATACTTTCATTTGGAGCAGATGTTGAAGTTCTTGAACCTCAGCATGTTAGAGAAGAAGTGAAAAAGAGGTTATTAAAAATGCTTTTATTGTACTAA
- a CDS encoding ABC transporter permease, translated as MDRVKKMNYILKRSLSIVFILLFVSIITFLVFEVIPGDPVLSKLGIDADEAQVEALRKELGLDRPLTIRYVEWITKAIKGDLGTSIRFERPVMELIKNRLGLTALITAMSLFFIIIIGFPLGILITKNENKFGFAMSLLSQIGMAIPSFWLGIIITYIFGLVLKLFIPGQYVSFAEDPTAAFTYLFFAVLAIAIPKISVIIRYLRDSILEQKNQDYIRTARSKGANNNYIMYIHVLRNALLPVITVLGMLTASVLGGSLIVEKVFNIPGIGRLLILAVANRDLPLVEGIVLYIAAIVVLLNFVVDLLYRVIDPRIKLS; from the coding sequence TTGGATAGGGTAAAAAAAATGAACTATATCTTAAAACGCAGTTTGTCCATAGTTTTTATTTTGTTATTTGTATCAATAATAACCTTTTTAGTTTTTGAGGTTATTCCAGGCGATCCTGTTTTATCTAAGTTAGGCATAGATGCCGATGAAGCTCAAGTGGAGGCGTTAAGAAAAGAGTTAGGCTTAGATAGGCCATTAACTATAAGGTATGTAGAATGGATTACAAAAGCAATTAAAGGAGATTTAGGTACTTCAATAAGGTTTGAAAGACCAGTGATGGAGCTAATTAAAAATAGATTAGGTTTAACTGCTTTAATTACTGCTATGTCTTTATTTTTTATTATTATTATTGGCTTTCCTTTAGGTATATTAATAACTAAAAATGAAAATAAATTTGGATTCGCTATGTCTTTATTATCACAGATAGGAATGGCAATACCCTCATTTTGGTTAGGTATCATAATAACGTATATTTTTGGATTAGTACTTAAGTTATTTATACCAGGTCAATATGTTTCATTTGCAGAAGACCCTACTGCTGCTTTTACTTACTTGTTTTTTGCGGTATTAGCCATTGCTATACCTAAAATATCAGTAATTATAAGGTATTTAAGAGACTCAATTTTAGAGCAAAAAAACCAAGATTATATTAGAACAGCGCGATCAAAGGGTGCAAATAATAACTATATTATGTATATTCATGTTTTAAGAAATGCGCTATTGCCTGTTATAACTGTATTAGGCATGTTAACGGCTAGTGTTTTAGGTGGCAGTTTAATTGTTGAAAAGGTATTTAATATACCCGGAATTGGTCGACTGTTAATTTTAGCAGTTGCTAATAGAGATTTACCTTTAGTAGAAGGTATAGTGTTATATATTGCGGCAATTGTAGTGTTATTAAACTTTGTAGTTGATTTATTATATAGAGTTATTGACCCAAGAATTAAGCTTAGTTAG
- a CDS encoding NUDIX hydrolase — translation MNEYIVMDQWDGKIKIEVNNNLTSSKIVFEQFITKLKDKIECVFFDEDEIRRYSPENNELNITYLGSSFAVQDLKQKIINEQNDSIKVEFVNEFKSLGKVKMPLNDKILFDGWLKVYQRKVSSREYNILKNYSAVTSLIVNEDSEVLLVKQFRPAVMTITYELPAGCLDVENEDPLDTMVRELREETNLTIGRTRLQKLITYYTSLGHSNSQNTIYYASVAKSEQYATCINDEDVLETVWMPFKEFEKHIKQGNISDSKTVMAYYHYKTFIEQKTLSIH, via the coding sequence TTGAACGAATATATTGTTATGGATCAATGGGACGGTAAAATTAAAATTGAAGTCAATAATAATCTAACATCATCTAAAATAGTATTTGAACAGTTTATTACAAAGTTAAAAGATAAAATAGAATGTGTTTTTTTTGATGAAGATGAAATTAGACGTTATTCACCAGAAAATAATGAGTTAAATATAACCTATTTAGGTTCAAGTTTTGCTGTTCAAGATTTAAAACAAAAAATAATAAATGAGCAAAATGATAGTATTAAAGTTGAGTTTGTAAATGAGTTTAAATCGTTAGGAAAAGTTAAAATGCCTCTTAATGATAAAATTTTATTTGATGGTTGGCTAAAAGTTTATCAACGAAAAGTATCTAGTAGAGAATATAACATTCTCAAAAACTATAGTGCGGTAACTTCCTTAATTGTAAATGAAGACAGTGAGGTTTTATTAGTTAAGCAATTTAGACCAGCAGTTATGACTATTACATATGAGCTGCCAGCAGGTTGTTTGGATGTTGAGAACGAAGATCCTTTAGATACAATGGTAAGAGAGTTAAGAGAAGAGACTAATTTAACTATAGGAAGAACACGATTACAAAAATTAATTACCTATTATACATCTTTAGGACACTCCAATAGTCAAAACACAATCTACTATGCAAGTGTAGCAAAGTCTGAGCAATATGCTACATGTATTAATGATGAAGATGTTTTAGAGACAGTCTGGATGCCTTTTAAAGAGTTTGAGAAACATATTAAACAGGGTAATATTAGTGATTCTAAAACTGTAATGGCATACTATCATTATAAAACATTTATAGAGCAAAAAACGCTGAGCATTCACTAA
- a CDS encoding ABC transporter ATP-binding protein, whose translation MTLLNIQNLNISFLINKQQYKAVDNISFSLVKGEILGIVGESGCGKSLTALSIIKLLPKKAILSATEMQFNDIDILHATEKEMRDLRGDDISMIFQEPMTSLNPLLKVGKQIAETVNLHTNAKDSKQQALQIMKQVGLPNAEVMYNQYPHELSGGMRQRIMIAMAMVMKPLLLIADEPTTALDVTIQAQILDLMKYLNSKFGTTIILISHDLGVIKRMCDRVLVMYMGNIVEEARVTELFNNAKHPYTKGLLAAIPNPKVKRSKLYTIPGRVPSITNRPTGCAFAARCSYVTKECKKQNPLMFYENDHGISCFNYKQVK comes from the coding sequence ATGACTTTATTAAACATTCAAAACTTAAATATCTCTTTTTTAATTAATAAACAGCAATATAAAGCGGTAGATAATATCTCTTTTTCTCTTGTTAAAGGCGAAATATTAGGTATTGTTGGTGAGTCTGGCTGTGGAAAAAGTTTAACTGCTTTATCTATTATTAAATTATTGCCTAAAAAAGCAATATTAAGTGCTACTGAAATGCAATTTAATGATATAGATATATTACATGCAACCGAAAAAGAGATGAGAGATTTAAGAGGTGATGACATATCTATGATATTTCAAGAACCTATGACCTCACTTAATCCTTTATTAAAAGTTGGCAAACAAATTGCTGAAACTGTAAATCTTCATACTAATGCTAAAGACTCAAAACAACAGGCTTTGCAAATAATGAAACAAGTAGGGTTACCAAATGCAGAGGTTATGTATAATCAATATCCTCACGAGTTATCTGGCGGCATGAGACAACGCATTATGATTGCCATGGCAATGGTAATGAAGCCCCTTTTATTAATTGCTGATGAGCCTACAACTGCTTTAGATGTAACCATACAGGCCCAAATACTTGATTTAATGAAATACTTAAACAGTAAATTTGGTACAACAATAATTTTAATATCTCATGACTTGGGAGTTATTAAAAGAATGTGTGATAGAGTTTTAGTGATGTATATGGGTAATATTGTAGAAGAGGCAAGAGTAACAGAGCTTTTTAATAATGCAAAACACCCGTATACTAAAGGTTTATTGGCTGCTATACCTAACCCTAAAGTTAAGAGAAGTAAATTATATACAATACCAGGCAGAGTGCCTAGTATAACTAATAGACCAACTGGTTGTGCTTTTGCAGCTAGGTGTAGTTATGTTACCAAAGAGTGTAAAAAACAGAATCCTTTAATGTTTTACGAAAATGACCATGGCATAAGTTGTTTTAATTACAAGCAGGTGAAATGA
- a CDS encoding HAMP domain-containing sensor histidine kinase, with amino-acid sequence MRKSLTCKVFLITSLCFTLILGLVTLFTTVFIDSVHQKKEISYAIKSVNNFVTQNNKKDWTQRELYIKLIHTNINSQALCEIVDPKVGFGRPSKAYDDFQRVLFTVERNGNDLYDIRISKKKYDIAFGKKNIFNGDMLRIKGYIKAKSIIPIQINGVNLEYDKNITLDKSIDDIFYVRAISFDNKANYEVISDIFTKRNFIGFEYYISKSPNFARHLYYKRKIENTSGKVLAVQAIVILQPVYQTIKLIKEYYVYFYILALGVSLVMTFIYSRVVTNPLKKLSHSASRMANMDFSDNYSVNSEDELGILSKSLNTLSRNLNDALNQLKSANYQLKLDYEKELKQEKSRKEFVANVSHELKTPLGIIKGFAEGLKDGIKKDKRDYYIDVILDEVEKMNILILEMLELSKLEAGALKLKVEEFDLNKLVNKVADVFKLPVSDKGLVISISGLFNNVIADKSKIEQVIINLVGNAIKHSTENSEIKVYGEVKDNKNYVYIKNKCNPLTDEELVNIWHRFYKTDKSHNRDNGGTGLGLAIVKAILEVHEFDYGVNNCNDGVIFYFAVDLSIKD; translated from the coding sequence ATGAGGAAATCGTTAACATGTAAAGTTTTTTTAATCACTTCATTATGTTTTACTTTAATTTTAGGTTTAGTTACTCTATTTACAACAGTGTTTATAGACAGTGTACATCAAAAAAAAGAAATTTCTTATGCAATTAAAAGTGTAAATAATTTTGTAACCCAAAACAATAAAAAAGATTGGACTCAAAGAGAACTTTATATCAAACTAATTCATACGAACATTAACAGTCAGGCATTATGTGAAATAGTAGACCCAAAAGTGGGTTTTGGTAGACCATCCAAAGCATATGATGACTTTCAAAGGGTATTATTTACTGTAGAGAGAAATGGAAATGATTTATATGATATACGAATATCTAAAAAGAAATATGATATTGCATTTGGTAAAAAAAATATTTTTAATGGAGATATGTTAAGAATTAAAGGATATATTAAAGCAAAAAGTATAATACCAATTCAAATAAATGGGGTTAACTTAGAATATGACAAAAACATAACACTAGATAAGAGTATAGATGATATTTTTTATGTGAGAGCAATATCATTTGACAATAAAGCTAACTACGAAGTTATCAGTGATATTTTTACTAAAAGAAATTTTATAGGTTTTGAATATTATATTTCCAAATCTCCAAATTTTGCTAGGCATCTATATTATAAAAGAAAAATTGAAAATACAAGTGGTAAGGTTTTAGCTGTGCAAGCTATTGTAATATTACAGCCTGTATATCAAACTATTAAATTGATTAAGGAATATTATGTTTACTTCTATATACTAGCATTAGGTGTCTCATTAGTTATGACATTTATTTACTCAAGAGTTGTAACAAATCCATTAAAAAAATTATCACATTCTGCAAGTAGAATGGCAAATATGGATTTTTCTGATAACTATAGTGTTAATAGTGAGGATGAATTGGGCATTTTATCTAAAAGTTTAAATACTCTTTCACGTAATTTAAATGATGCTCTTAATCAATTAAAAAGTGCTAACTATCAACTTAAACTAGACTATGAAAAAGAGCTTAAACAAGAAAAATCACGTAAGGAGTTTGTAGCGAATGTTTCACATGAGCTGAAAACCCCTCTAGGAATAATAAAGGGTTTTGCAGAGGGACTAAAGGATGGCATAAAAAAAGATAAAAGAGATTATTATATAGATGTTATTTTAGATGAAGTTGAAAAAATGAACATCTTAATTTTGGAGATGTTAGAGTTATCTAAGCTTGAGGCTGGAGCTTTAAAGCTTAAAGTTGAAGAGTTTGATTTAAATAAATTAGTAAATAAGGTAGCAGATGTATTTAAGTTACCTGTAAGTGATAAAGGTTTAGTTATTAGTATTAGTGGTTTGTTTAATAATGTTATAGCTGATAAATCGAAAATTGAACAAGTTATAATAAATTTAGTTGGTAACGCCATAAAACACAGTACCGAGAATAGTGAGATTAAAGTATATGGTGAAGTTAAAGATAATAAAAACTATGTATATATTAAAAATAAATGTAATCCACTAACAGATGAAGAGTTAGTGAATATTTGGCATAGATTTTATAAAACAGATAAGTCACACAATAGAGATAATGGTGGTACTGGCTTGGGGTTAGCAATAGTAAAAGCAATACTTGAGGTTCATGAATTTGATTATGGTGTTAATAACTGTAATGATGGGGTTATATTTTATTTTGCAGTTGATTTAAGTATTAAAGATTAG
- a CDS encoding transglutaminase-like domain-containing protein, with protein MKRIVLTFVMALILTLMFTLTAVADSEIIKVNTEESTISINLNVNDYSEFKVIVKSEKGKYTYNLYSQSEILPLQMGNGKYTVGVYQKIEGKRYKLVTKKEFVLNTEENKVYLASSQNVTWNNESATTTLAHQLTENLKTDKEKLEAIHSYIINNITYDKSKALSVTTRYNPNAEATLKDSKGICYDYASLTAAMLRSVGIKTKLVKGNSTYTRFYHAWNEVLIDGSWLVVDTTADAAYNAQDINVSYIKNTDDYKADKVY; from the coding sequence TTGAAAAGAATAGTATTAACTTTTGTAATGGCATTAATTTTAACGTTAATGTTTACACTAACAGCTGTTGCTGATAGTGAAATTATAAAGGTCAATACTGAAGAAAGCACTATTAGCATTAATTTAAATGTTAATGATTATTCTGAATTTAAAGTGATTGTGAAAAGTGAGAAAGGTAAGTATACTTATAATCTCTATTCACAAAGTGAAATTCTTCCTTTACAAATGGGTAATGGTAAATATACTGTTGGTGTTTACCAAAAAATTGAAGGTAAAAGATACAAGCTTGTTACTAAAAAAGAATTTGTATTAAATACCGAAGAAAATAAAGTATATTTAGCCAGCTCGCAAAATGTAACTTGGAATAATGAATCTGCTACAACAACTCTAGCACATCAATTAACAGAAAACCTTAAAACTGATAAAGAAAAGCTAGAAGCTATACATAGTTATATTATTAATAATATAACTTATGATAAAAGTAAAGCTTTAAGTGTAACTACTAGGTATAATCCTAACGCAGAAGCTACTCTAAAAGACAGCAAAGGAATATGTTATGACTATGCCTCTTTAACTGCAGCTATGCTGAGAAGTGTTGGTATTAAAACTAAGCTTGTTAAGGGAAATAGTACTTATACACGTTTTTATCATGCATGGAACGAGGTATTAATAGATGGTAGTTGGCTTGTAGTAGACACAACTGCTGATGCGGCTTATAATGCACAGGATATTAATGTATCTTACATAAAAAATACTGATGATTATAAAGCTGATAAAGTTTATTAA